Proteins found in one Quercus robur chromosome 2, dhQueRobu3.1, whole genome shotgun sequence genomic segment:
- the LOC126713433 gene encoding uncharacterized protein LOC126713433: MAEKTNQQVYPLAPSNGNPRSDEESNTLQSKELKRKKRIKLAIYIAAFAVFQTIVILVFALTVMRVRTPKVRLGTDVTFSKLNTDNNETSPSFDITFIAQVRVKNTNFGPYKYDSTTANFKFQDVNVGRVTIPEGKAGLRSTKKVSVTVNVNSDALKTTSSNLGNDFKNEVLTLNGQAKFTGKVELMFVMKKKKATEMNCTMIINLTSKALKDLICE; this comes from the coding sequence ATGGCTGAGAAGACAAATCAGCAAGTGTACCCTTTGGCACCATCAAATGGGAATCCCAGAAGTGATGAAGAATCCAACACTTTGCAATCCAAGGAGctcaagagaaagaaaaggatcAAGTTGGCTATATATATTGCTGCTTTTGCTGTGTTTCAGACCATTGTCATCTTGGTCTTTGCTCTCACTGTGATGCGTGTTAGGACCCCTAAGGTCAGGTTGGGCACTGATGTCACGTTCAGCAAATTGAACACTGACAATAATGAGACATCGCCTTCCTTTGACATAACCTTCATAGCCCAAGTTAGGGTGAAGAACACAAATTTTGGTCCCTACAAGTATGATAGCACCACTGCCAATTTCAAATTCCAGGACGTGAACGTGGGGCGAGTCACTATTCCAGAGGGAAAAGCTGGTCTACGTTCCACCAAAAAAGTTAGTGTCACGGTAAATGTGAATTCAGATGCATTGAAAACCACGTCAAGTAATCTTGGAAATGACTTTAAAAATGAGGTCTTGACTTTGAATGGCCAGGCCAAGTTTACTGGGAAAGTTGAATTGATGTttgtgatgaagaagaagaaggccaCAGAAATGAATTGCACGATGATTATCAATTTGACCTCCAAGGCACTCAAAGATTTGATCTGCGAATGA
- the LOC126713424 gene encoding late embryogenesis abundant protein At1g64065-like produces the protein MAQKTNQQVNPLGPESKEPRSDEESGSKTSAEELKRKKRIKLAIYIAAFAVFQTIVILVFALIVMRVKTPKVRLGNDVTFHNVTTGNSTSPSFDINFTTQLRVKNANFGPYKYDSTIATFMYKSVTAGQVTIPKGKAGLRSTKKVGVTLNVNSKDLPSSANLASDLKSGLLMLNSHAKLSGKVELMFIMKKKKSVEMNCTMTINLSSKEIHSMICE, from the coding sequence ATGGCGCAGAAAACAAACCAACAAGTGAACCCTTTGGGACCAGAAAGTAAGGAGCCTAGAAGTGATGAAGAGTCTGGCTCTAAAACATCTGCAGAGGAGCTCAAGCGAAAGAAAAGGATCAAATTGGCCATATATATTGCTGCTTTTGCTGTGTTTCAAACCATAGTCATCTTGGTTTTTGCACTCATTGTAATGCGTGTTAAGACTCCAAAAGTCAGGTTGGGCAATGATGTTACATTCCACAACGTGACCACTGGCAACTCAACATCACCTTCCTTTGATATAAACTTCACAACCCAATTGAGGGTTAAGAATGCAAACTTTGGTCCTTATAAATATGATAGCACCATTGCCACATTCATGTACAAGAGTGTGACTGCAGGGCAAGTCACTATTCCTAAGGGTAAGGCTGGGCTGCGTTCGACCAAAAAAGTTGGTGTCACACTAAATGTGAATTCAAAGGACTTGCCAAGTTCTGCCAATCTTGCAAGTGACTTAAAAAGTGGGTTGTTGATGCTAAACAGCCATGCCAAGCTTAGTGGGAAAGTGGAATTGATGTTtataatgaaaaagaagaagtctgTCGAAATGAACTGCACCATGACTATCAATTTATCATCAAAGGAGATCCACTCTATGATTTGCGAGTGA